A genomic window from Triticum urartu cultivar G1812 chromosome 7, Tu2.1, whole genome shotgun sequence includes:
- the LOC125524975 gene encoding uncharacterized protein LOC125524975 has product MKGGNHKAETSDPDQELEGFAILQLLPAACTTSDHRPEARTHAYTHVVGRINAPGAFVDGHHRLVRKWWWRGSIGWRCGVRSRRRRTVPSPFPCLCGGWSCRMALWQDDEQPTSLQLPLLFLPFSRGLRGSQGQAVTYLQGQEETSRRVIVLLAAARYSALVIARLRLPLVVRFMNQTKPQKQPQIPNSPSVETYYATANCKCLPREK; this is encoded by the exons ATGAAGGGAGGAAACCACAAAGCCGAAACCTCCGACCCCGACCAAGAACTGGAGGGTTTCGCCATACTCCAGTTGCTACCTGCTGCGTGCACAACTTCCGATCATAGGCCAGAAGCACGCACGCACGCATACACGCACGTTGTGGGTAGGATCAACGCGCCGGGCGCTTTCGTGGACGGACACCATCGGCTCGTCCGCAAGTGGTGGTGGCGGGGGTCGATCGGATGGAGGTGCGGCGTCAGGTCTCGCCGTCGCCGCACAGTGCCGAGTCCTTTTCCTTGTCTCTGCGGTGGTTGGAGTTGCCGCATGGCACTATGGCAGGATGATGAGCAGCCGACCAGCCTCCAGCTTCCTCTTCTCTTTCTTCCTTTCTCACGGG GTCTTCGTGGAAGCCAAGGCCAAGCTGTGACCTACCTGCAGGGACAAGAAGAAACGTCACGAAGAGTCATTGTGTTGCTGGCAGCCGCACGTTACAGTGCTCTAGTGATTGCACGGTTGCGCCTCCCTTTGGTCGTGCGGTTTATGAACCAAACCAAACCTCAAAAGCAGCCGCAGATTCCCAATTCTCCATCGGTCGAAACATATTATGCAACTGCCAACTGCAAGTGCCTGCCTCGTGAGAAGTGA